The Reichenbachiella carrageenanivorans region GCTCAGTTGATCTTACAAGGCAAAATGAATCCTAAAGGGGTCCATATCCCCACGGATAGAGACATCTACGCTCCTGTACTCAGCGAATTAGAATCTCACGGCATCACGTTCAAAGAATGTGAGATGTAAAGGAGACAAAAAGTGATTACTCAAAGGCCTTGTTTTCGAATAAGGCCTTTTTATATATTTGCGGTCTGTAAATAAAATAATAAAATGGGAAGAGCATTTGAATTTAGAAAAGCACGGAAATTGAAACGCTGGGGCGCCATGTCCCGAACGTTCACCAGAATTGGAAAGGACATAGTAATCGCCGTAAAGGCAGGAGGACCTGATCCAGACACCAACTCCAGACTACGTGCCGTGATGCAAAATGCCAAGGCAGCCAACATGCCTAAGGACAACATTGAGCGCGCCATCAAAAGAGCGACCGACAAGGCTCTAGGCGACTACAAAGAAACTTTGTTTGAAGGCTATGCCCCACATGGTATTGCTGTATTGGTAGAAACAGCTACAGACAACAACAACCGTACGGTAGCCAACGTACGAAGCTATTTCAACAAGTGCGATGGAAACCTCGGCACCTCAGGATCTGTAGAATTCATGTTTGAGCACCAGTGCAACTTTCGTTTAAATAACGAAACTCTAGACCTAGATGCCGAAGAGCTCGAATTGGAACTGATCGACTTTGGAGCTGAAGAGGTATTCGATGATGAAGATGGCATGATGGTCTATGGAGGGTTCGCAAACTTTGGTGCGTTGCAGAAATACTTCGAGGAAAACAATATTGAAATTTTATCTTCTGGGTTTGAAAGAATCCCTACTACTACTAAAGAGCTAACCGAAGCGCAACAAGAAGATGTAAATAAACTACTAGAAAAGCTAGAAGAGGATGACGACGTTCAAAACGTCTTTCACACCATGGCTTAATGCATTAACAACTGGGGAAGGTAAACTCAAATGTACTGCCTTTGCCTTCCTCACTTGTTATTTTTAGTTCTCCCCCATTTAGTTTGATAAACTCCTTAGTAAGCACCAATCCAAAACCTGTTCCTTTCTCTTTTCTAGTACCCGAGGTAGAGGTCACCACATCTGAATTCATAATCGTCTCGATTTGTTGCTGCGACATCCCTACACCACTATCCTTTACCTGTATAATCACTTGATCTCCCTGCCGACTGGCACGAAAACAGATTTCTCCTCCTTCTTTTGTGAATTTAATGGCATTGTTAAACAAATTAGCCATGATACTGGTTACTGTCCTTTTATCTACCAAGACCATAACATCCTCCTCTATCTTGACCTTCACATATAGTTTTTTAAGTTCTGCATTGATAAGGTAAGGCTCTAAACTGGCCTCAACCAAATACTTAAGATCCTGCTGCTCTATATCCAAAAGAATATCTCCTCTCTGTGCCAGTGCCCAATTGAGTAAGTTATCGAGCAAACGATACACACTCGCAGAAGAGTCCGACAGCAAATGCAAGGCCTTACTTTGATCTTGTATATCTCCTTTTTGCTTTTTTAGCAACCTAGCCAATTGGTTGATATTGGAAATAGGTCCTCTCAAATCGTGCGCGATGATAGAAAAGAATTTATCTCTGGCCTCTAAAGCCTTTTTGAGTGCCAACTCAGAAGTTTTGAGCGCAGTGATATCTCTCGTGAAACAGGCTACTCCTACAATTTGCCCTTCTACACGCACAGGATTATAAGAAATCTCAGTATATACTGGTGTTTCCTCAAAATTGAATGTCTCTACTATTTCAAATTTTTCTCCTGCCAAGGTTCTATCATACCGCTCTTTCCAAGACAACTTATGCGGTTCAGGCAAGTAATTAATCAATACATCTCCCAACTGCAAGTCACTAGAAAAAACACGATCAAACCCCTTTTTAAAAGCCGCATTCATCGTAACCAATTCGTATCGATCGTTGACTGACCAGATACTATCTGTGGTGTTTTCGATTTGTGCGTTTAGGTTGGCCTCACTTTGTTTGAGTTTGATTTCCGATCGTTTGATCTGTGTAATATCCTTGGAACAACAAGCCACACTCCTGACTTCATTGTTTTCTATAATAGGACTGAATGTGATCTCTACATACTCTGCAATTCCTTTGATATGGAAATGATCTATTAGCGAGTACTTTTTTCCTGCCAAAGCCTTACGATAGCGCTTCTCCCAAGTAGAAAAAACGGGTTCTGGTACATTGTACAAAACATGCATCCCAATTTCCAACGAATGCCCAAAAGCCAAGAGATAATCCTGGCTCATATTATGATTCACATACGTGCAAATCAAATTTTGATCATAAGACCAGAGTCGATCATTGGTATGTTCGAGTTGTGCTATTAAGTCTTTTTGCTTCATTGACTTTATATTCTGTACAGAATATAAACATTTTTATTGTAGAATCTAAGTAGTTCAAACATTCACGTGAAGCACAAGAAAATATTAATAAGAAACGGGAATCGCCCGTTTACCCTACCTTATACAAACAATACATCTTTGACCACTGGCTTACCAAACTCAGCTTCTAGCAACTGAAGCACTTTGAATCTTGAATTGTTAAGTTCATGCTTGAGTGGTGCTGAGTTCATAGTCACAATAAGAATATTGTTCCGCACCTCCAACTTCGCTGTTCGATTGGCAACTGCCTTGCCCATGATCTTATTCCAAGTAGAAACGAGCGTAGTCTGGTCAAACTTCTTGGTGAGGTTATAAGATTTGAGCATGGCATCTATCACATCCTTGACCGTAGCAGTGTCTTGATTTCTAATACTAGCAGCATGTGGTTTTCTTTTAGCCATTCTCAAATAGAGTTTAACGGATCCTGCTTCAAAAGTAGCACTAAGATCGCATAGAGATTGGGCATGTGACTTTTAAATTTTTCGGGGCGTTCGAAAAAATTCTCCACCGCCACGGAGAAAAACTCCTCTGGGTCTGTACCAGCATATTCACGAAACAACCGACTCTTCCCATGGGCAATATTAATCATCTCTTGATCCGCCAATATTTGCCAACGCGCTAACAGATCTGGGTCTAGAAAATCATATTCTCCATTCCAGATTAGGTTTTCTAATCTCAGCGCATGTGCCATTTCGTGCAGCCCCACATTCCTACCATCTGACTGATCGAAATACCCTTCTACAAAAGCCTTCCAGGACAATACAATGGCTCTATATCGAGGGTTGACTTCCCCCTTATGATAGGTCTTGTTGATAGTAGAATAATAATTGTCAGGATAAATCAAAATCCGTTTGAAATGACTTAAGAAAACCTTAGGAAATCCAAAAGTGAGCTGCACTGCACAAGCCGAAATGAGCACTTTCATCTCTTCAGTAACCCCTGGCATTTGCCTGGGTATAAATTCTTTCACCACAATGAAAGATTTTACTTTTTGTTCAAATCGCTTTTGTTTATTAGCCGAAAGGCTATTGTAAAAAGGGAAGTGTTTTTTTAGTATCTCCTTTCTTTTGGAAGATAGCGGCTGAGAAAAACCTGGCACTCGAAACCCCATGTTGATACGCCCAGTTATGGCTGCTAAAACAATCACGGCCACACTCAAAAATGCCATCACTACTACATCCATAAAACTATTGGCGGGTGGGTCTGCTTGCAGCAGAAGAGCAAAGCTAGATTCGGTCATTCGACAAAAATATGATTTTTATTTAGACAATATTTCGTCGACAATGACTGAAATCTGCTGTGTGTTCTCCACTATAGCAAAATGCCCAGCACCGTTCACATCGATAGCTTCTACCCCTTTGGGAGCAGGCAATAGCCAGTCCTTAGTGGCTTGTATTCTTACAAGTTGAGCGGGTAGCCATTCGTTGTCCCAAGTAAGTACCTTGTCTATCGAAAGTTTGGTAAACAACCGATCCGACTTCTTGGCAATGGCTGTCACCATCTTTTTGCCCAATTCCGATTTGATTCTAAAGTACCAAATCAGCCATTGAGGGTTTGATCCAAACATAAATGTAGGCACTAGCTTATTTATACGTGTTTGGGCAATCAATCGAATCCAAAGAGGCAGTTCACTTCTTCTTGCAAGTGAGGTTACTAAAATGGTCTTTTCTGGCTGAATATATTTATTCATCTCTATGGCTAACATCCCTCCAAATGAAACACCTAGTAGAACAAACGGTTCTGAAGTGTCCACCTGATCACACAGTCGCTTGGCATAGGCATTCATGCTTTCCCACTTATAAGAAGCAATCCACTGCACACAGACTTTAGGGTGCTGAATAGTCAGCATATCAAATACACTGGCATCTGCTCCCAATCCACTCAAACAATAAACTTTCATCCTTTAGATATACGGATTTGTTGATCAATGATTTGACCATGGCACAGTTTTTTCCAAAATTTTTCGTTGAGATATTCTTCTTGAATGAAATGAGCCAATGCTTCAAAATCTGAAAGATCACCTGTGAGCATGGCTAGTGTTATTTTTTCTTTTATCGTTGTTTTAAAAGATTGAATATCTGGTGTAATCCAACCAGAACTATCTCCTGATATTTTGAATTTGCAATAATAATAGGCGCTTAAACCATGTTCGTTGATTTCAGGGATCATCAATACATATTCTCTATTCAAATTAAGAATAAGCTGATCCATATCCTTGCCTGCCAAGTCGTACAACACTAGTGATTTTAGCGTAATTTGGACATGAGCTGCTTTTAGTTGTTTCCAATGAACCAATAGTTTATGAGTATCTCCATCGGCCATACAATGCCGTACCAGATCAACAACAGATACTTTCGGATCGATTTGTTTGAATTGGACACAAGCGCTTAGAAATTCTTCTTCCAAATCGAAGAACTTGGTCAGTGCTTGCGCTTCCGCGAATGAAACCGACAGTCCACTACGCTTAGCCTGGCGCCAAGCCACAAAAATAGCCCCTAACGATGCTCCCAAAAGTGCCAACCCAAACAGTGCCGCTGCGGCCAACACAATAAAGAAAATATCCATTCAGAAAAGATAGAGAAGAATGGGTAAGTACCAAAACAAGTACAACAAAACACTTGCATGAGACGGACATTGACATATCAAGCATATAACAAAAAAAGCTGTTTCAAAAGCTACTAGAAGTGCTAGCTTTTAAAACAGCTTTTTTAAAATTTAAGGACGATTATAATGTTCTCAATAGCTTTTTCAAATCCACAGCGTTTTCGATCTCAGACACCACTTCGGTCACCGAGACCCTGCGTTGTTCCATGCTATCGCGCTCACGGATAGTAACCATACCATCTTCTAGCGTCTGGTGATCTACCGTAATGCAGTAAGGCGTACCAATAGCATCCTGACGTCTATACCTTCTACCGATTGCATCTTTCACATCCATTTGCACATTGACCGAATATTTCAATTCGTCCATGATTTCACGCGCCTTTTCTGGCAAGCCATCTTTATTGATCAATGGCAATACGGCTGCCTTCACAGGCGCCAACACAGGAGGAATACGTAGTACTACTCGGCTACTTCCATCCTCCAAAGTTTCTTCTGTATATGCACTAGACAATACTGCAAGAAACATTCGGTCTAACCCGATAGATGTTTCTACTACATATGGTACATATGATTTTTCTTCTTCAGAATCAAAAAACTGCAACTTTTTACCACTAAACTCTTCGTGTGCTTTCAGGTCAAAATCTGTACGAGAGTGAATGCCTTCCAATTCCTTGAATCCCATCGGGAAGTTGAACTCGATGTCGCAAGCCGCATTCGCATAATGCGCCAAATTCAAGTGATCATGAAATCGGTAATTGTCCTCTCCCAATCCTAACGACTTATGCCATTTGATTCGCTTATTTTTCCAGTTTTCATACCATTCCATTTCTGTGCCTGGCTTAATGAAAAACTGCATTTCCATCTGCTCAAATTCTCTCATTCTAAAAATGAACTGACGAGCGATAATTTCATTTCTAAAGGCCTTTCCTGTTTGAGCAATACCAAATGGCAATTTCATACGCCCAGTTTTCTGCACGTTGAGGTAGTTGACAAAGATCCCTTGGGCAGTCTCTGGTCTAAGATAGATTTTGCTGGCGCCTTCAGTCACTGCGCCAAGCTCTGTCGAAAACATGAGGTTGAACTGTTTTACCTCAGTCCAGTTTTTAGACCCGCTCACTGGATCTGCTATACCCAACTCCTCGATCAATAATTTAAGATCTTCGAAATTTTCTTCTTCGATGTCCTTTTTGAATCGAGCGTTGATCTCGTCTATTTTTTTCTGATTGTCGAGCACTCTGCCATTGGTAGACAGAAACTCTGCTTTGTTGAAGTCATCACCAAAACGCTTTTCGGCTTTGGCTACTTCTTTATCGATCTTGGCTTCAATCTTGGCTACATGCTCTTCGATCAATACATCGGCTCTGTATCTCTTTTTAGAATCTTTGTTATCGATCATCGGATCATTGAATGCATCCACATGACCTGAGGCCTTCCAAGTCGTAGGGTGCATGAAAATCGAGGCATCTATACCCACGATATTTTCATTCATTTGCACCATGGCTTTCCACCAGTAGTTGCGAATGTTTTGCTTCAGCTCTACACCGTACTGACCATAGTCGTAAGTGGCACTGAGGCCGTCGTATATTTCACTAGAAGGGAATACATAGCCGTACTCTTTGGAGTGCGCTATGATCTTTTTCAATAGATTCTGATCGTCATTTTTTGCCATAGCCGCAAAGATATACGAATCAGCGATTTAGCGAACGGTAGGGCAATCAAAGTTTAAAATAATGGTATTCTTGACTGATAAAAGATCATAAAAAAGACGTCTCATAAAACTAGTTATGAAACGCCCACTGTTTTTCGAATCCTAAATCTGCTGCCCTTCTACATAAGTACGATAAGGCACCTCCGCTGGTGAGCCTATCACAAATAGTCTACCCTGAGAGGTGAAATCTATTGACAAATGACTTTCTCCTTTGAGAAGCATAAAATCGTGAGGTGCTAACGCCCCTTGTGCTGACTTACCTTCACCTTCAAGCACATATACACTATATATCCTATCTGCATCCAATTCCAGTTCCCACATACCCGTGATGTTCGTAATGTCGGTGATTTCTATCCCTACGCTGTCAATCAGCATAGGGGAGCCTTCGCCGATGATGGTCTTGGCGGTACCGTTTACCAACTGCCTCACAGGAAAATCAGCAGATTTGACATCCGTATAAGAGGCTTCCTTTTTAAGTGCCTTGGCCAGGTCTGGATCGAACCAAATCTGAAAAAAATCCCCACCAGGCAATACTTTCTCTGCATGCGAAATACCATTACCTGCTCTGATTACTTGTGCATCACCTGTATCTAGTGGCAGCCATCGATCATACTTAGTATCATAATGCGACAACTGCCCTCCAATCACGTAAGACATAATTTCAAACCCCTGATGTGGGTGCGTATCTATCAAACCTCCCGTGTCAGACCAAGCATGCGCCCAATAAAACAAATTGGACAAGGACTGTACTCCACCCTTTTCGTGAGGAAAGCCAATGGGCTTATTTTCTCTTATTCTGCCAAAATCAAATGCTCCTTGAGCTTGATGATGTTTGCTTACTATCTCTACACTCATGATGACACAAACGTAATCATTTATATGTTGTTACATATATTGTAATTACGAATTATTTAATTTTAAATATCCTTGTTTTATTTTCCCTCTACTTATCATTGCATCTCAATCAGGTTTGTTCAAAAATACGCCATTCTAAAGCATGACCAAACAACGCATACGATTCGTCATTAATCCTATATCGGGCACAGGTCGCGTCATCAAGTGGAGTGCTCTCATTCAGCAATACCTAGACTCAAAACAGTTTGATTATGAGATAAAGTACACTTCCGCTCAAGGAGATGCTACTACCTTGGCCATAGAAGCAGCCAACCAAAATATCGACATCGTATGTGCGGTAGGCGGAGATGGCACCATCAACGAGGTGGCCCAAGGACTTGTAAATACTACTACTTCGCTAGCTATCCTTCCTCGCGGATCAGGCAATGGCCTCGCTCGGCATTTCACCATCCCCACCAAGCCAACTCAAGCGATCCTACAGTTGAACCAAGGCAAAGTTCATCACATGGATGCAGGTCTGATAAATGACAAACTTTTTCTGTGCGTAGCGGGCATTGGATTTGATGCGACAGTAGCTCATGCTTTCGATGCTTTCGGCAAACGAGGACTTTTGTCTTATGCATGGTTATCGTTGAAAGCATTTCTCTCCTACAAACCGTACACCTATAATATTCGCATGGACCAACAGTCGATCAGGACAAAGGCTTTCTTACTCACATTTGCTAATGCTTCTCAGTTTGGAAACAATGCGTATATCGCTCCTGAAGCACATACTAACGATGGCTTGCTAAACCTCACAGTGATCAAGCCGTTTCCGCTATGGGCAACATTAGGTTTGCTAATCAAAACTTTCAACAAGAAACTTCACCTATCCAAATATTGCGAGTCGTATACTTTCAACACACTGACTCTACAATCGGACAATCCTCAAACCCACATAGATGGCGAACCGCTACTACAAACCGAAGAACTCCAAGTTCAAGTCCAACCGAATTGCCTCAAAATTTTTTATTAATCAAATTTTTATCTGCTTTAGGATATATTTGTTGAGGACGCTAGTCGAAGTAAAGTGATGATATGAAAATTGATCTAAACGAGATTTGGGAATTTATGGCATTGGCTCCCGAGCCAAAAAATGCAAACCAAGGCCTCCAATGGATCTATGAACTTGTGGCTGGAGACATCACTATTGATCAACTCACTACAAAGGATATTCAAAACCTTCAAAAAGAAGAAAATTACGACACCGAACTCCTTCCTTCTATTTTCACTTTTCGTGAAATCCTCTGGCAACCCAATGTGTATACCCAACCAGCACTATGCATTCCTCAGCTCAATATTCTCAAAGTATTTTGCGAAGACTATGTAGAAGGAGTGAAAAAAGAGCAAAATGGCAATGTACTACCCTATTTCGATTTGCTCACAGGTCTTGCTTCATTTTGCAAAGAAGCACTAGAGCGGATAAAGGCCGAAAATGATGCTGGCGAAATACGTATCACTTCTATCTTGGGCGAACTTCGGAGAAAAGCATTCCCGATAGTGAAATTTTTCATTTTTCATCCGATGAATCGGAAGGACTATCAAATAGATGCCTTGAATCGGCTCAACTATGCTGTCAAAATCATGCTTACTCAATACAACAACAAATATTATGATTTGCGTGATCCTTATTGGAATGTAACCGCAGGCAACCCTTCGACTGAAAACAAAACGACCACCACAGAGTCAAAACCTCACAAATCCCATCCCACAAAAAGCATCGATACACAGGAAAAAAATATAACTCCCAATCTTTTCAAGAACAAAATAACTGCCCCTATCTTGGCTCAATCAGCAGATAGCGAATTAGAAGAACTCTAGTTACACTATATTAATGATGAATTAATAGCCTAAGGCCTGTTCTTCTCATTTATTAGACGTAATTTTGCGCTTTAATTTTAAGAAGGATGACAGAAATCAGAAACGTTGCTATCATAGCACACGTTGACCACGGCAAGACGACCTTGGTTGACAAGATCATTTATGCTGCTCAAGCAAATGACGCCAAAAGATCGCAGGACAATAACGAATTGATCCTAGATTCAAATGATCTTGAAAGAGAGCGTGGGATCACCATTCTTTCAAAGAATGTATCTGTAAACTACAAGGGTACAAAAATCAACATTATCGACACACCTGGTCACGCCGATTTTGGCGGTGAAGTAGAGCGCGTGTTGAGCATGGCTGATGGCGTAATTCTACTTGTAGATGCATTTGAAGGCGCTATGCCTCAAACTCGATTTGTACTAGGCAAGGCACTTGGTCTTGGCTTGAAGCCAATCGTGGTAGTCAACAAAGTAGATAAAGAAAACTGTCGTCCAGACGAAGTACACGAAGAAGTATTCGACTTAATGTTTAACCTAGAAGCTACCGAGGAGCAACTAGATTTCCAGACATTATATGGTTCTTCTAAAAATGGCTGGATGAGCCATGATTGGAAAAACAACACAGGCAGCATCAACCCTCTTCTAGACACAATCCTTGAGGCCATCCCTGCACCCGAAGCAAAAGAAGGTGTATTGAGAATGAAAATCACTTCTTTAGACTTTTCTTCTTTTACAGGGAGGATTGCCATTGGCAGAATCCACCAAGGCTCTATAGCAGTAGGTCAAAGCTTAGGTTTGACTAAGAAAGATGGCACTGTAAAACGTGTTAGAATCAAAGAATTACACATTTTCGAAGGCTTAGGCAAAAGAAGTGTACAACAAGTAGAATGTGGAGACATCTGCGCTGTAACAGGAATCGATGATTTCGAAATCGGCGATACCATCACCGATTTTGACAATCCAGAACCACTCGAAAGAGTAGGTGTGGATGAGCCTACAATGAACATGCTCTTCACCATCAACAACTCTCCTTTCTTTGGTAAAGAAGGAAAATTCGTGACTTCAAGACACCTGAGAGATCGATTGATGAAAGAAATCGAAAAGAACCTCGCGCTACGTGTAGAACCTACAGATAGTGAAGATAAATTCTTGGTCTATGGACGCGGTGTACTTCACTTGTCTGTCTTGATCGAAACGATGAGAAGAGAAGGCTACGAGCTTCAGGTAGGTCAGCCACAGGTAATATACAAGGATATCGACGGTCAGAAAAACGAACCTATCGAACACCTAGTTATCGACGTGCCAGAAGAAGTATCAGGAAAAGCCATTGAACTAGTAACTAAAAGAAAAGGTGAGCTAACCATCATGGAGCCTAAAGGAGACGTGCAGCATTTGGAGTTCAACATTCCTGCTAGAGGCTTGATCGGTTTGAGAAATCAGGTATTGACAGCTACTGCTGGAGAAGCTGTAATGACGCACAGATTCAGTGGATACGAGCCTTACAAAGGAGATATTCCTGAGCGATTAAATGGCTCTCTAGTTTCTATGGAAACAGGACCAGGTACTTCATACGCCATCGACAAACTCCAAGACAGAGGTATATTCTTCGTTTCTCCAGGAGACGAGTTGTATGTAGGTCAGGTAATTGGTGAACACTCTAGAGCCAATGACCTTGCGGTAAATATCCAAAAGGGTAAGCAATTGACCAACATGAGAAAATCAGGCACGGATGCAAGCATGAAAATTGCTCCTCCTAAAAAATTCTCTCTGGAAGAGGCTTTGGAATACATCAACAAGGATGAGTATGTGGAGGTAACTCCACTTTCTATCCGAATGAGAAAGATTGATTTCAAGGCTTAAAAACAAGCCAGAATTAAAACAAAAATTAAGGGCTGCTTTATAAAGCAGCCCTTTTTTATTTGCCCTAGCACATGAAAAAGTAGGGTATTCCCAATCAAATTGTTATTTTCGTTTCCTAACAATTTCGACAACCAAGTCCATACATGCGATCTTATTTGAAAACCACCTCCAAGAGTACAACCTTAGCGTTACTCATACTGACCCTCACTTTACAGACCTGCGCACCTAAATTCACTTCCTGGCAGAGTCCGAAATTTGAAACTCACGAGTTTAAAAAAGTCATTGTCATTGGCATGTTTGAACGACTCAACACCCGCATGACTTTTGAAGAAGAAATTGTAAAAGCCTTTGAATCCAGAGGATATGTAGCTGTACATGGCATGTCACTGATGCCCCCTAGCTACAAACCCTCATCAGAAGAAGAACTCGAGCGCATACTCAAAAAAGAAAATTTCGATCTGGTCATCATGGCTAGTGTGGCGGATCAGTCACAAGAAACGCAGTACCACCAAGGATCTACTTACTACGGCGGTTATTATGGTGGCTATGGCATGTACAATTACTACAATTATAACTACGGCTACAACATGTACTATGGCGGCTGGGCAGACCCTGGCTATTACACCAATAGTGTTGTCGACCTAATCGAAAGCAAAGCCTACGACCTTTCGGGCAAAACCCCAAAAGAGTTTGCCAACATATGGGTAGGACAAGCCAAAATCACAGAATCTTCAAACATGCGTAGTTCAGCTCGTATGTATGCCAAAATACTGATCAACGATCTTAAAAAGAGAAATATTATTAACTAGAAAAACCTATGAAGACCATAAAAATCTTATTTATTGCAGTCATTGTACTGGTATCGGGCAACCT contains the following coding sequences:
- a CDS encoding YebC/PmpR family DNA-binding transcriptional regulator, giving the protein MGRAFEFRKARKLKRWGAMSRTFTRIGKDIVIAVKAGGPDPDTNSRLRAVMQNAKAANMPKDNIERAIKRATDKALGDYKETLFEGYAPHGIAVLVETATDNNNRTVANVRSYFNKCDGNLGTSGSVEFMFEHQCNFRLNNETLDLDAEELELELIDFGAEEVFDDEDGMMVYGGFANFGALQKYFEENNIEILSSGFERIPTTTKELTEAQQEDVNKLLEKLEEDDDVQNVFHTMA
- a CDS encoding sensor histidine kinase, with protein sequence MKQKDLIAQLEHTNDRLWSYDQNLICTYVNHNMSQDYLLAFGHSLEIGMHVLYNVPEPVFSTWEKRYRKALAGKKYSLIDHFHIKGIAEYVEITFSPIIENNEVRSVACCSKDITQIKRSEIKLKQSEANLNAQIENTTDSIWSVNDRYELVTMNAAFKKGFDRVFSSDLQLGDVLINYLPEPHKLSWKERYDRTLAGEKFEIVETFNFEETPVYTEISYNPVRVEGQIVGVACFTRDITALKTSELALKKALEARDKFFSIIAHDLRGPISNINQLARLLKKQKGDIQDQSKALHLLSDSSASVYRLLDNLLNWALAQRGDILLDIEQQDLKYLVEASLEPYLINAELKKLYVKVKIEEDVMVLVDKRTVTSIMANLFNNAIKFTKEGGEICFRASRQGDQVIIQVKDSGVGMSQQQIETIMNSDVVTSTSGTRKEKGTGFGLVLTKEFIKLNGGELKITSEEGKGSTFEFTFPSC
- a CDS encoding DUF721 domain-containing protein → MAKRKPHAASIRNQDTATVKDVIDAMLKSYNLTKKFDQTTLVSTWNKIMGKAVANRTAKLEVRNNILIVTMNSAPLKHELNNSRFKVLQLLEAEFGKPVVKDVLFV
- a CDS encoding zinc-dependent peptidase: MTESSFALLLQADPPANSFMDVVVMAFLSVAVIVLAAITGRINMGFRVPGFSQPLSSKRKEILKKHFPFYNSLSANKQKRFEQKVKSFIVVKEFIPRQMPGVTEEMKVLISACAVQLTFGFPKVFLSHFKRILIYPDNYYSTINKTYHKGEVNPRYRAIVLSWKAFVEGYFDQSDGRNVGLHEMAHALRLENLIWNGEYDFLDPDLLARWQILADQEMINIAHGKSRLFREYAGTDPEEFFSVAVENFFERPEKFKSHMPNLYAILVLLLKQDPLNSI
- a CDS encoding alpha/beta hydrolase; the encoded protein is MKVYCLSGLGADASVFDMLTIQHPKVCVQWIASYKWESMNAYAKRLCDQVDTSEPFVLLGVSFGGMLAIEMNKYIQPEKTILVTSLARRSELPLWIRLIAQTRINKLVPTFMFGSNPQWLIWYFRIKSELGKKMVTAIAKKSDRLFTKLSIDKVLTWDNEWLPAQLVRIQATKDWLLPAPKGVEAIDVNGAGHFAIVENTQQISVIVDEILSK
- a CDS encoding glycine--tRNA ligase, with translation MAKNDDQNLLKKIIAHSKEYGYVFPSSEIYDGLSATYDYGQYGVELKQNIRNYWWKAMVQMNENIVGIDASIFMHPTTWKASGHVDAFNDPMIDNKDSKKRYRADVLIEEHVAKIEAKIDKEVAKAEKRFGDDFNKAEFLSTNGRVLDNQKKIDEINARFKKDIEEENFEDLKLLIEELGIADPVSGSKNWTEVKQFNLMFSTELGAVTEGASKIYLRPETAQGIFVNYLNVQKTGRMKLPFGIAQTGKAFRNEIIARQFIFRMREFEQMEMQFFIKPGTEMEWYENWKNKRIKWHKSLGLGEDNYRFHDHLNLAHYANAACDIEFNFPMGFKELEGIHSRTDFDLKAHEEFSGKKLQFFDSEEEKSYVPYVVETSIGLDRMFLAVLSSAYTEETLEDGSSRVVLRIPPVLAPVKAAVLPLINKDGLPEKAREIMDELKYSVNVQMDVKDAIGRRYRRQDAIGTPYCITVDHQTLEDGMVTIRERDSMEQRRVSVTEVVSEIENAVDLKKLLRTL
- a CDS encoding pirin family protein, which produces MSVEIVSKHHQAQGAFDFGRIRENKPIGFPHEKGGVQSLSNLFYWAHAWSDTGGLIDTHPHQGFEIMSYVIGGQLSHYDTKYDRWLPLDTGDAQVIRAGNGISHAEKVLPGGDFFQIWFDPDLAKALKKEASYTDVKSADFPVRQLVNGTAKTIIGEGSPMLIDSVGIEITDITNITGMWELELDADRIYSVYVLEGEGKSAQGALAPHDFMLLKGESHLSIDFTSQGRLFVIGSPAEVPYRTYVEGQQI
- a CDS encoding diacylglycerol/lipid kinase family protein yields the protein MTKQRIRFVINPISGTGRVIKWSALIQQYLDSKQFDYEIKYTSAQGDATTLAIEAANQNIDIVCAVGGDGTINEVAQGLVNTTTSLAILPRGSGNGLARHFTIPTKPTQAILQLNQGKVHHMDAGLINDKLFLCVAGIGFDATVAHAFDAFGKRGLLSYAWLSLKAFLSYKPYTYNIRMDQQSIRTKAFLLTFANASQFGNNAYIAPEAHTNDGLLNLTVIKPFPLWATLGLLIKTFNKKLHLSKYCESYTFNTLTLQSDNPQTHIDGEPLLQTEELQVQVQPNCLKIFY
- the typA gene encoding translational GTPase TypA, with protein sequence MTEIRNVAIIAHVDHGKTTLVDKIIYAAQANDAKRSQDNNELILDSNDLERERGITILSKNVSVNYKGTKINIIDTPGHADFGGEVERVLSMADGVILLVDAFEGAMPQTRFVLGKALGLGLKPIVVVNKVDKENCRPDEVHEEVFDLMFNLEATEEQLDFQTLYGSSKNGWMSHDWKNNTGSINPLLDTILEAIPAPEAKEGVLRMKITSLDFSSFTGRIAIGRIHQGSIAVGQSLGLTKKDGTVKRVRIKELHIFEGLGKRSVQQVECGDICAVTGIDDFEIGDTITDFDNPEPLERVGVDEPTMNMLFTINNSPFFGKEGKFVTSRHLRDRLMKEIEKNLALRVEPTDSEDKFLVYGRGVLHLSVLIETMRREGYELQVGQPQVIYKDIDGQKNEPIEHLVIDVPEEVSGKAIELVTKRKGELTIMEPKGDVQHLEFNIPARGLIGLRNQVLTATAGEAVMTHRFSGYEPYKGDIPERLNGSLVSMETGPGTSYAIDKLQDRGIFFVSPGDELYVGQVIGEHSRANDLAVNIQKGKQLTNMRKSGTDASMKIAPPKKFSLEEALEYINKDEYVEVTPLSIRMRKIDFKA